Proteins encoded in a region of the Nevskiales bacterium genome:
- a CDS encoding type II toxin-antitoxin system VapC family toxin, whose product MSRKSKAYVLDAWAVLAYLEDEKVGPKVAELMGTAIEQGAPLLMCVVNAAEVWYILAREVSEADAEKSIQTLRQMGVQFVDADWNLARQAGALKSKHRMSFADCFAAALALQHKAELVTGDREFKQVESEVRVRWLE is encoded by the coding sequence GTGTCAAGGAAGTCAAAAGCGTATGTGCTCGATGCCTGGGCTGTGCTGGCCTATCTCGAAGATGAGAAGGTGGGCCCGAAAGTGGCCGAGCTGATGGGCACGGCGATCGAGCAGGGTGCCCCCTTGCTGATGTGCGTCGTGAACGCCGCCGAGGTCTGGTACATCCTCGCGCGCGAGGTTTCAGAAGCGGATGCCGAGAAGAGCATCCAGACCCTGCGTCAGATGGGGGTGCAGTTCGTGGACGCCGACTGGAATCTTGCCCGGCAGGCCGGCGCCCTCAAGTCGAAGCACCGGATGTCATTCGCGGACTGCTTCGCGGCCGCCCTCGCGCTGCAACACAAGGCGGAACTGGTAACGGGCGACAGGGAGTTCAAGCAGGTCGAG